CCGTCTCAAAGGTCACCGCAATGATATCGAACCGGATAGCCGGCGGACAGAGTTGAAAATACTCCAGGTAAGCTGCCGCCACTACCTGTATATGTTCCTGCTTTTTATGGTCCACCGCTTCTTCCGGCCAGCCGAAACGGCTGCCATTTCTGGCTTTGACTTCAATAAAATAAATGGTGCCGTTATTTTCCGCAACGATATCAATTTCCTTTCGGTGGTGTTTCCAGTTAGTATGGCGGATTGTACAGAAGCGGCGCACATATTCCTGTGCGATCTTTTCGCCTTCACGGCCTGTGTGCTGTGGGTTCATCGGGGCAATGGTTTAACAAACAATGATCGCTAAGGTACACTTTTCCGGCGGCAGCCGCTTGCTTTTCAACTATTTAGCATCCGGGGGCTTAAAAATCTGAATAATTTGACAGTAATTTGCAGATAGTTATCAATGCACGCTGGTTCGGCCTTGCTGCGACAGGGCGGCCTGATGACAAACCGTTAAAACCATAAACCGTAAATCGTTTTTATGAAATTATTCAGACTGGATGGAAAGATTCAGCATTATGCCTGGGGCGGTTCTACTTACATCCCCGCTTTGCTGGGAATAGCCCCATCGGAAAAACCCAGTGCAGAATACTGGATGGGCGCGCATCCTAGCGCACCGTCCACCATTACCACCAGCAATGGTCCGGTGCCCATGAATGAACTGATACAACAAGATCCGGCAGGCATTGTAGGGCCACAGGTATGGCAACAGTTCCAGGAACTGCCTTATCTCCTCAAGATACTGGACGTGAAAGACATGCTGTCTATTCAGGTACACCCTACCAAGGAAGAAGCCGAAAAAGGATTTGCCCGGGAAAATGCAGCAGGGATACCGCTCAATGCACCTAACCGCAACTATAAAGACGCCAACCACAAACCCGAAATCATGGTGGCGCTCAGCGAATTCTGGCTGCTGCACGGCTTCCTGCCGGAAGATAAGCTGCGGCAGGTATTGCAGGACACCGCCGAGTTTACCTCACTGGTAGGTATATACGAAAACGAAGGTTATTTCGGCTTGTATAAAAGTGTGATGGAAATGCCACAGGCACTGGTCAACATCATCCTGCGCCCGCTGACAGACCGCCTCATCCCGGACTACAAAGCCGGCAAACTCTCTAAATCAGATCCGGCATTCTGGGCGGCACGCGCAGTGCTCAATGATCCAAACGGCGCCGACAACCTCGACAGGGGCATCTTCTCCATTTATTTCTTCAACATCGTTCATGTACAGCCCGGACAGGCCGTGTTTCAGGACGCAGGTATCCCGCACGCTTACCTGGAAGGCCAGAACGTGGAACTGATGGCCAATTCAGACAACGTGCTGCGTGGCGGCCTTACGCCCAAACATATTGATGTGCCGGAACTGCTGAAGCATACCCGCTTTGAAGCCGTGCATCCGAACGTGCTTGCCGGTGACAGCATTTCAGGCGGACTGGAAAAAATCTATCCTACGCCTGCTCCTGATTTTGTAGTCAGCAAAATCAACCTCAGTGCCGGACAGGTATATCAATATACTGCAAAAGCGGCTGAAATCATGATCGTCATGAGCGGTACTGCTACCGTGAAGGGCTCTGACACGCTGGCCCTTCATAAAGGCCAATGTGTAATGGCTGCCTACGGCGAAAGCTATGAAATCACCACCGCCGACAACGTGGAAATATTCAAGGCAACTGTGCCGGTAAAATAATTACTCTTTATACAGAAAAGAAAAAGCAGTGCAGGGTGGTCCTGCACTGCTTTTCTCTTTTATGGTAACCAGTCAAAAGTTACATAACAATCACCGTCTTGCCGGTGGCTTTTCCTTCACGGCTGGCAGCGATAGCGGCCGGCGCATCTTCCAGTCTGATTTTGTTCTCCACCGGCACCTTGATCTGCCCCTGGTCTATCAGGCGGGAAAGCTGGTCCAGCGCCGCGGGGCTCCCTTCTGTTTCAAAGTTTCCGCCGTGCAGTTTCTTCGCCTTGAGCACTTCATCGTCCGCTACAAACTGCGTGGTCAGTGCGCCGCCTCCTTCTTTTACCAGATCGAGGTTCTGCTCGAACTTTTCTTTATTGCCTATCAGGTCAAGCAGACCATCTACGCCATGGGGGAATTTTGCTTTTACCTGGTCTGCCAGCGGCGCTTTTTTATAGTTGATGGTCACCGCTGCGCCCAACCGATGCATGCGTTTAGCATCGTCCTCATCGCCCACAGTGGCAATCACCTTCAGGCCTTTGGCGGCAGCGATCTGCGTAGCAAAAGAACCTACACCGCCGGTAGCACCGTTGATCAGCACAGCATCTCCCTTTTGCAATTTGAGTTTCTCCACCATTTGCAGTGCCGTCATGCCTGAAGTAGGCACTGCAGCTGCTTCTTCCGGCTGTATTCTCATCGGTGCTATGGTGAGGCCTGACTTCTCGGGCACAATGGCATATTCAGCATAAGAGCCTTCGCCAATAGGCATATGGATGAACTGTCCATATACCAGGTCTCCTTTTTTAAAACGTGTCACGCCTTCTCCTACTTCTTCAATCACGCCGGCGCCGTCCACTCCCATGATCAGCGGAAACTGGTGTGGTGTTTTTCCATTATTCATAATCCCGTCAGTCATTTTCCAGTCGAACGGGTTCATACCGGCGGCCTGTACTTTGATCAGTACAGTACCGGGTCTGATGGCGGGTTTGGGCAAGTCCATCAAAGTCGGGGTACCTTTAAATTCAGATACGGCTATGGCTTTCATATGCTTCTTTGTTTGATTAATAGTAACAGGTTACAACCGGGGGTCTACCGGTTCGCTTTCGAGCGCTAAGATACCGAAAACGCACTGATGCACCATTTGCAGTGGCTCCTTACCAACAAATCTTTCCAGTCCTTCCAGTCCCAGGGCAAATTCCCGCAAAGCCAGTGAGCGCTTGGCCCCCAGCCCTCTGGAACGCAGTCTCGACAAGTTCTCCGGCGCATCATATTCCGGTCCATAAATAATACGAAGATAATTTTTGCCCCGTACTTTCACGGCCGGTTGGATGATTCCCTTTGTATCGGTGGTCAGGAACTGGTGAGGTTTCATCACCATTCCTTCGCCTCCTGCGGCTGTGAGTTTTTCCCACCACGTGATCGCCGCCTGCTCGCTTTCCGGGTCTCCGATGGTGACCACCTGGTAAGCGGTGGCCAGCAGCAGCTCCGCGTCTGTCTCGCAGAATTTGCGGATATTGGTCATATGCCATTCATGGTCTTTGTCGAAATAGGTTTTACCCTCTGTGGCCATGATATGAAAAGGCGCCAGTTTATAATCTTCCAGTTTGTGTACCGGCCAGCAGTACTGACGATAGGCGGCCACATAGTCCGTTACCTGTTGCTGACGGCCGCGGTACTTCTCCAATAACAATTGAGCAGGCACATTGTTGCGGACCGCCTGCTCCAGCGCGGCTGTCACCGCCGGCAACGCCTGACTGGCAGCGGTCCCCACGGCAGCATACTGTTGCTGCAGCAACGCCTGTGCTTTGGCGCTCCAGGGCATCAGTTCACAGTCCAGGCATACCCAGTCTGTTTCGTGATCGTGATAGAAACCGGACGTTTCCAGCGCTGTATTGACACGGGCCAGAAACGCCTGTTCCAGCGTTTTGTCTGTAAAGAAACTACGTCCTGTACGGGTATATACCACACCAATGCCTTCCCCATCTACTCCAAAACGGTCGCGGGCTACGTCCTCATTACGGCACACCACCACAATAGCGCGGGAACCCATGTGTTTTTCTTCACACACCACCTTCTGCACGCCGGTCTCCCGGAAGTATTGCAGTCCGCCTTCCGGATGTTCCAGCAGTCCCGGCAGATTGGATGTTTCCACCGGAGACATAGTCGGTGGCAGGTAAATCATCCATTTGGGATTGATGGCGAAACGGCTCATCACTTCCAGTGCCGCGATGCTGTTTTCCTCCCGGATAGTGATATTGCGGCTGTAGCGGGTGTCTACAATTTTTTTTCCGATGAAGTCTGCAATATCCAGCAGGCCATCATATTGCTGTTGCACACTCAGGCTGCTGTCAGCGTTATAGCCTATCGGCCGGGCGGGCACAGCATACTGTTGCAGTGCCGGTACGGACACCAGCTCTTTCTCAGGATAACGGAGCGCGGTAAGGCTGCCTCCGAAAACGCAACCGGTGTCTATGTCAATGGTGCGGTTCAGCCACTGGGCCTGCGGCACAGGCGTATGCCCGTACACCACCATGGCTTTGCCTTTATATTCCAGCGCCCAGTTATAGCGGACCGGCAGACCGAATTCGTCTATTTCTCCGGTGGTTTCGCCATACATACAGAACTCCCTTACTGCGCCGGAGCCGCGGCCCTGCATATTTTCCTTCAGGCCGGCATGTGCTACCACCAGCTTGCCATCGTCCAGTACATAATGGCTGATTAACCCATCGATGAATGTTTTTACTGCTTCCAGGAATTCCGGTGTTTCGGAACCCAGTTGCTCCACCGTCTTTTCCAGGCCATGCTTTAGCTGCACCTGCCTGCCGTTGAGCCATTTGAGGAGCTTGGCGTCGTGATTGCCCGGTACGCACAGCGCGGAACCGTTGCCGACCATATTCATCACCAGGCGCAGCACCTGCGGAGAAGCCGGCCCCCTGTCCACCAGGTCGCCTACAAACACAGGCTTGCGGGTACGCGTATAGCCGTCTTCGTTAGTCGTCTGCGGCGCACTTATCAGCTCCGCATGTTCACGGTCTATGCCGTAACCCAACTGCTGCAGCAGCGTACACAGCTCATCATAACAGCCGTGTACGTCTCCGATAATATCAAACGGCCCGTGTTCATCTTTTTTATTATTGTATAACGGCGTGCGGGTAATGGTTTCCAGCATGGCCACATCTTCTTCGGAGCGCAGTTCATATACCTGGCGGAAGCCTTCTTCCTTCAGGTGTCGGAGGTTGCGCTTCAACTGGCTGATCTGTTGCGGGATCACATGGCCGCCGAAATTGCGGTCCGGACGGGACTGGTTGCGTTTGCGGCACACTTCTTCGGGGAGGTTCAGCACAATAGCCACCGGCAACACATGGTATTCCCTGGCCAGCCTTATCCAGTCTTTGCGGCTTTCAGGTTGTACGTTGGTAGCATCTATTACGGTCAGCAGCCCGTGTTTGAGGCGTTTGGCGGCCATAAAGCGCGCCAGCTCAAAAGCATCGGCTGATACCACCTGATTGTTTTCATCATCACTGACCAATCCGCGGCACACATCAGAAGAGATGATTTCCGTGGATTTAAAATATTTCCGGGCAAAGGTGGACTTACCGGCGCCTGACGGCCCTACCAGCAGTACCAGTGACAATTCCGGAATGGATATATGGGACAAATTATTTCTTCTTGCCATAAAATTCTTCTCTGATCTTAATTAACAGTTGCTGCGTCAGGGCCGGGTCGGGGCGTTCCGGCAGGTCTGATTTGGCATACAGTTCTTCTATACGCGTTAATTTTTCCGTTGCCATCTGCATCAATGTGTCATAGGCAAACTCCCCGCTGCGGATACTTAACAGGAAATCACGGTCCTCCCGGAATACGCGCACTTCCCGGTAAAGGGCTATCTCCTCCGCCATGTTCAACAGCCGGAAGGTATGCATCATGTGTTTGCTGTCGTAGTCGGCGCCCAGTTGCTGGTTATGCTGATACCTTGCTTCGTTGCGATGTTCCACCCAGTCCCAGTAGGACGCAAACTCCCTGCAATACACCGTATAGCCGTCCTTGTTAAAATGCATTACCGCCACCGGTTCCACCCCTTTAGGAATGGCACTTAACTGCACATCGTTTGCCTGTGCGCCGGAGAACAGGCCTTTCAGGCTTACGGGACGGGGAAACTGATACCGGTGAAACAAGGCATAGGCATCCCGGAAATGGTCGATCCTGGAGATGCCACAATCTTCCTGTTGCAGCTGATTCGCTTCCAGCCATTGTTTCAGGGGAAGGCTCTGGCTCCCCTGCACCACGTAACAAAATTCGAGGATATCTTTTCTTGTTTCCGGGAATGACTGGTTAATCTTTTTATTGAGGCCACGTGCCCTTTTGATCTGGGTTTGAGCGTATCCTGCAAAGGTGTCCATACAGAGGCGCGAAAGAAAATCCTCCGGCTTTACGAGGTCCATCAGTGGATGACGGAACAGGCAATTCTCCTGCTGTGTACTCAGCAATTCCAGGATATTGGGATTGTTTTTCTCCAGGAGTTCGAGGAAACGTTTTATCTCAAAGTATACTTCATCATTGCTGTCATTCGACACCTGATCGGTAAAGCTCATGCCATACAGCTCCGCCTGCGGCAATATAAAAATGCCCTTCAGGTCTGTGTCCGACGTGGGTACGTGCAGGTTATAAGCCCTGCTGCCGCTGATGCATTCCAGCAGCAGATATTCTCTTTGTTCTTTTAATGTAGCGTACGTCATCATGTATCTGCAATTGTAAACAGTGCCAACTGGCTGGGCGCGCCCACTGCGTCGTCCCATTCGCCCAACGGTTTAAAAGTAACGGTGTATCCGAAACGCTCCGCCACCACTGTGGCCCAGGCTTCAAACTCCGGCCGGGTCCATTCAAAGCGGTGGTCGTTATGCCTGAAAGTGCCGGCGTTAAGGGATTCGTATTTAATGTTATATTCCGCGTTGACCGTCGTGATAATCACAAGAG
This window of the Chitinophaga varians genome carries:
- a CDS encoding YraN family protein; its protein translation is MNPQHTGREGEKIAQEYVRRFCTIRHTNWKHHRKEIDIVAENNGTIYFIEVKARNGSRFGWPEEAVDHKKQEHIQVVAAAYLEYFQLCPPAIRFDIIAVTFETGGHELLHLRDVF
- the manA gene encoding mannose-6-phosphate isomerase, class I; this encodes MKLFRLDGKIQHYAWGGSTYIPALLGIAPSEKPSAEYWMGAHPSAPSTITTSNGPVPMNELIQQDPAGIVGPQVWQQFQELPYLLKILDVKDMLSIQVHPTKEEAEKGFARENAAGIPLNAPNRNYKDANHKPEIMVALSEFWLLHGFLPEDKLRQVLQDTAEFTSLVGIYENEGYFGLYKSVMEMPQALVNIILRPLTDRLIPDYKAGKLSKSDPAFWAARAVLNDPNGADNLDRGIFSIYFFNIVHVQPGQAVFQDAGIPHAYLEGQNVELMANSDNVLRGGLTPKHIDVPELLKHTRFEAVHPNVLAGDSISGGLEKIYPTPAPDFVVSKINLSAGQVYQYTAKAAEIMIVMSGTATVKGSDTLALHKGQCVMAAYGESYEITTADNVEIFKATVPVK
- a CDS encoding NADP-dependent oxidoreductase gives rise to the protein MKAIAVSEFKGTPTLMDLPKPAIRPGTVLIKVQAAGMNPFDWKMTDGIMNNGKTPHQFPLIMGVDGAGVIEEVGEGVTRFKKGDLVYGQFIHMPIGEGSYAEYAIVPEKSGLTIAPMRIQPEEAAAVPTSGMTALQMVEKLKLQKGDAVLINGATGGVGSFATQIAAAKGLKVIATVGDEDDAKRMHRLGAAVTINYKKAPLADQVKAKFPHGVDGLLDLIGNKEKFEQNLDLVKEGGGALTTQFVADDEVLKAKKLHGGNFETEGSPAALDQLSRLIDQGQIKVPVENKIRLEDAPAAIAASREGKATGKTVIVM
- a CDS encoding polynucleotide kinase-phosphatase — its product is MARRNNLSHISIPELSLVLLVGPSGAGKSTFARKYFKSTEIISSDVCRGLVSDDENNQVVSADAFELARFMAAKRLKHGLLTVIDATNVQPESRKDWIRLAREYHVLPVAIVLNLPEEVCRKRNQSRPDRNFGGHVIPQQISQLKRNLRHLKEEGFRQVYELRSEEDVAMLETITRTPLYNNKKDEHGPFDIIGDVHGCYDELCTLLQQLGYGIDREHAELISAPQTTNEDGYTRTRKPVFVGDLVDRGPASPQVLRLVMNMVGNGSALCVPGNHDAKLLKWLNGRQVQLKHGLEKTVEQLGSETPEFLEAVKTFIDGLISHYVLDDGKLVVAHAGLKENMQGRGSGAVREFCMYGETTGEIDEFGLPVRYNWALEYKGKAMVVYGHTPVPQAQWLNRTIDIDTGCVFGGSLTALRYPEKELVSVPALQQYAVPARPIGYNADSSLSVQQQYDGLLDIADFIGKKIVDTRYSRNITIREENSIAALEVMSRFAINPKWMIYLPPTMSPVETSNLPGLLEHPEGGLQYFRETGVQKVVCEEKHMGSRAIVVVCRNEDVARDRFGVDGEGIGVVYTRTGRSFFTDKTLEQAFLARVNTALETSGFYHDHETDWVCLDCELMPWSAKAQALLQQQYAAVGTAASQALPAVTAALEQAVRNNVPAQLLLEKYRGRQQQVTDYVAAYRQYCWPVHKLEDYKLAPFHIMATEGKTYFDKDHEWHMTNIRKFCETDAELLLATAYQVVTIGDPESEQAAITWWEKLTAAGGEGMVMKPHQFLTTDTKGIIQPAVKVRGKNYLRIIYGPEYDAPENLSRLRSRGLGAKRSLALREFALGLEGLERFVGKEPLQMVHQCVFGILALESEPVDPRL
- a CDS encoding DNA polymerase beta superfamily protein yields the protein MMTYATLKEQREYLLLECISGSRAYNLHVPTSDTDLKGIFILPQAELYGMSFTDQVSNDSNDEVYFEIKRFLELLEKNNPNILELLSTQQENCLFRHPLMDLVKPEDFLSRLCMDTFAGYAQTQIKRARGLNKKINQSFPETRKDILEFCYVVQGSQSLPLKQWLEANQLQQEDCGISRIDHFRDAYALFHRYQFPRPVSLKGLFSGAQANDVQLSAIPKGVEPVAVMHFNKDGYTVYCREFASYWDWVEHRNEARYQHNQQLGADYDSKHMMHTFRLLNMAEEIALYREVRVFREDRDFLLSIRSGEFAYDTLMQMATEKLTRIEELYAKSDLPERPDPALTQQLLIKIREEFYGKKK